A single region of the Alosa alosa isolate M-15738 ecotype Scorff River chromosome 6, AALO_Geno_1.1, whole genome shotgun sequence genome encodes:
- the LOC125295874 gene encoding uncharacterized protein LOC125295874, translating to MTSQEAGVTEPLVTSHSSTENGKPSNIFSITQGIFQNLQRKVNGFLSKHHASDGKRSQNDTKEALGTVLISTEDRQPGSDDSTKGYGALSGFSLEENLQTLSKDLTDRIKCVLSDSNSDPQVITLIAGKSSSDSALVMKENRHAQKKDAALEMVYVFAEEAIRYMLQPHFRLPSKLTTNEGFPVRPVYSDAIDLFTKVMVHQVMNTVETVVEQGGSVRSDKVQGSSRPSSSTFNHEFVLQHLDENTDTTDSSLPLLDSDEYSCLVTMLILRLLSKIKDQQLVSADLIDVTRDLIERVLLEFTDVSRSATHPKNAKVHKVYRIVYDYLMKGLGTTTALKAIETQDLSFDQLLIMALTKQLLHTCDTQDPTTQKTPRPEKTPKLKINLKRHKLGNANVSPVQEDQDTNPCEGTSAPLLLRMVLHQSLTTALPSARCFHAAR from the exons ATGACAAGCCAAGAGGCTGGTGTCACTGAACCACTGGTCACCTCCCACAGCTCAACAGAAAATGGAAAACCATCTAACATCTTCTCCATTACACAGGGCATTTTTCAAAACCTACAGAGAAAGGTGAACGGCTTTCTCTCAAAACACCATGCTTCAGATGGTAAGAGGAGCCAGAATGATACCAAAGAAGCTCTTGGTACTGTACTTATTTCAACTGAAGATAGACAACCAGGCTCAGATGACTCAACAAAGGGGTATGGTGCACTCTCAGGTTTTTCTCTAGAGGAAAATCTTCAGACACTCTCTAAAGACCTCACTGACCGTATCAAATGTGTTCTCTCGGACAGCAACTCAGACCCTCAAGTTATTACACTGATAGCAGGGAAAAGCTCATCCGATTCTGCGCTTGTCATGAAAGaaaacagacatgcacaaaagAAGGACGCCGCACTCGAAATGGTATATGTCTTTGCCGAGGAGGCAATCAGATATATGCTTCAACCACATTTTAGACTTCCATCAAAACTGACCACCAATGAAGGATTTCCTGTACGGCCTGTTTACAGTGACGCCATTGATCTTTTCACTAAAGTGATGGTGCACCAAGTAATGAATACTGTAGAGACAGTTGTGGAACAGGGGGGCAGTGTTCGATCGGACAAAGTTCAGGGCAGCAGCAGACCATCTAGTTCTACATTCAATCATGAGTTTGTCCTTCAACATTTAGATGAGAACACAGATACAACAGATTCCTCCCTTCCCCTTTTGGACTCTGATGAATACTCCTGCTTGGTCACCATGCTGATCCTGAGGTTACTTTCGAAGATCAAAGATCAACAACTCGTTTCTGCCGATCTCATAGATGTCACCAGAGACCTAATTGAGAGGGTTCTCTTGGAGTTTACAGATGTTTCAAGATCAGCAACACACCCAAAGAATGCCAAAGTGCATAAGGTCTACAGAATTGTTTATGATTACCTCATGAAGGGGCTTGGCACCACCACTGCCCTTAAGGCTATTGAGACACAGGATCTCTCCTTTGACCAACTGCTGATCATGGCTTTGACAAAACAACTCCTGCACACATGTGACACACAAGATCCAACCACCCAGAAAACACCCCGACCTGAGAAGACTCCCAAATTGAAGATCAACCTAAAG AGACATAAGTTAGGCAATGCCAACGTGAGCCCAGTGCAGGAGGATCAAGACACAA ACCCATGTGAAGGCACCTCAGCCCCCCTCCTCCTGAGGATGGTGCTTCACCAGAGCCTAACGACTGCTCTGCCATCTGCAAGATGTTTTCATGCTGCAAGATGA